Proteins encoded by one window of Moorella humiferrea:
- a CDS encoding FAD-dependent oxidoreductase produces MPRVVVVGGGWAGCAAALAARRAGAEVILLERTDMLLGTGLVGGIMRNNGRFTAAEEMIAMGGGELFALCDRVARHRHVDFPGHRHAWLYDVARIEPLVRQTLAEAGVVIHFLGRVTAVKTAGESIEAVVTEGGRAYYGSVFIDATGTAGPPANCRRYGNGCAMCIYRCPAFGGRVGLAALAGVKEYAALKRGGGRGALSGSCKLHKGSLAPWLAAELEEKGVVVLPLPRDWPDKKELLQRKACQQYALNEYADNIVLLDTGHAKLMAPFFPLEALRRVPGLENARFEDPYAGGSGNSVRFLAMAPRDDALKVQGLNNVFCAGEKAGPFVGHTEAIVTGTLAGHNAVRFLTGRSPLILPSTLACGDIIKYTRLQVEKGDGLYQRFTFSGSLYFERMQALGLYTTDREVISNRVADLAGIFSVPLLGRK; encoded by the coding sequence ATTCTTCTGGAAAGAACGGATATGCTCCTGGGTACCGGACTGGTCGGGGGGATTATGCGTAACAACGGTCGTTTTACGGCGGCGGAAGAAATGATAGCTATGGGCGGCGGCGAACTGTTCGCCCTCTGCGACAGGGTGGCCCGGCACCGCCATGTTGACTTTCCCGGTCACCGCCATGCCTGGCTCTACGACGTGGCCCGCATCGAACCCCTGGTCCGGCAGACCCTGGCTGAAGCGGGTGTCGTGATTCATTTTCTAGGCCGGGTCACCGCCGTCAAAACGGCGGGGGAAAGCATTGAGGCAGTTGTTACCGAGGGGGGACGGGCGTACTACGGTAGTGTTTTCATCGACGCCACCGGAACGGCGGGACCGCCGGCCAACTGCCGCCGCTACGGCAACGGCTGCGCCATGTGCATTTATCGCTGCCCGGCCTTCGGCGGCCGCGTAGGCCTTGCCGCCCTGGCGGGGGTTAAGGAATATGCGGCTTTGAAGCGGGGCGGTGGCCGCGGAGCTTTAAGCGGTTCCTGCAAGCTCCACAAAGGTTCCCTTGCCCCATGGCTTGCAGCCGAACTGGAGGAAAAGGGGGTCGTCGTCCTGCCACTACCCCGGGATTGGCCGGATAAAAAGGAACTGCTGCAGCGCAAGGCCTGCCAGCAGTATGCCTTAAACGAGTATGCGGACAATATTGTCCTCCTGGACACCGGACACGCCAAACTCATGGCCCCCTTTTTCCCCCTGGAAGCCCTGCGCCGGGTTCCAGGGCTGGAAAACGCCCGCTTTGAGGACCCCTATGCCGGTGGTTCCGGCAATTCGGTCCGCTTCCTGGCTATGGCGCCGCGGGACGATGCCTTAAAGGTGCAGGGCCTCAACAACGTCTTTTGTGCCGGGGAAAAGGCCGGCCCCTTCGTCGGCCATACCGAGGCCATCGTCACCGGGACTCTTGCGGGCCACAACGCAGTACGCTTCCTGACCGGCAGATCCCCGCTGATTTTGCCTTCTACACTTGCGTGCGGCGATATTATTAAATATACCCGCCTGCAGGTGGAAAAAGGTGACGGCCTTTACCAGCGCTTTACCTTTTCCGGGTCCCTTTACTTTGAACGTATGCAGGCCCTCGGGCTATATACCACCGACCGGGAAGTGATCAGCAACAGGGTGGCGGACCTGGCCGGCATTTTTTCCGTACCGCTGCTAGGAAGGAAATAG
- a CDS encoding Crp/Fnr family transcriptional regulator, protein MPESWEFLRQVPVFADLSPEELQHIASLALVRRYRKNMYIFMQGEPGDAIYFVKKGAIKLFQVLEDGREKILHFVREGEIFAEVLLFEGGPYPATAETLEDSEVGIIRNADMERLLSRHGEMAVKIIKVMSRRLRRAQEHIRDLALKGAYGRLASTLLQLAKDYGTPRADGVTIELNLSQQELASLIGTSRETVARILSDFKRLGAVGVERQRITILSPQKLKNWD, encoded by the coding sequence ATGCCTGAAAGCTGGGAGTTTTTACGTCAGGTGCCCGTATTTGCCGATTTGAGCCCGGAAGAGCTACAGCATATTGCCTCTTTAGCCTTGGTGCGGCGCTACCGCAAAAACATGTATATATTTATGCAGGGCGAACCCGGGGACGCCATTTACTTCGTCAAAAAGGGGGCCATCAAATTATTTCAGGTCCTCGAGGACGGCCGCGAAAAAATCCTGCACTTCGTTCGGGAAGGGGAAATCTTTGCCGAAGTTCTCCTTTTTGAGGGCGGGCCTTATCCGGCCACGGCTGAAACCCTGGAAGACAGCGAAGTGGGGATCATCCGTAATGCCGATATGGAAAGGCTCCTCAGCCGTCATGGGGAAATGGCCGTAAAGATAATCAAAGTTATGAGCCGGCGCCTGCGCCGGGCCCAGGAACACATCCGGGATCTGGCATTGAAAGGGGCCTACGGCCGCCTGGCCAGCACCCTGCTCCAGCTGGCCAAGGATTACGGGACGCCCCGGGCGGACGGGGTCACCATCGAGCTTAACTTAAGCCAGCAGGAACTCGCGAGCCTTATAGGCACTTCCCGGGAAACGGTGGCCCGCATTTTAAGCGATTTTAAACGCCTTGGGGCGGTTGGCGTAGAACGCCAGCGTATTACCATCCTGTCGCCCCAGAAGCTAAAGAACTGGGACTGA
- a CDS encoding LysE family transporter: protein MLAELLALFTTAFMVGLSGALMPGPLLTLTIEESARRGAVAGPLLVLGHGLMELLMLFLLLFGLGGFLAHPAVSRIIAFLGGGVLLWMGAGMLRSARSGRLQLELQEDGNGPKLSPRPVFQTVAAGGIISLANPYWLLWWATIGAAFVAQAARLGAAGIAFFFGGHIISDLGWYSLIACGVAAGRRLLGRQTYHHLIMICGLFLMVLGILFIGAGYRGPVGL, encoded by the coding sequence TTGCTGGCAGAGCTGTTGGCCCTGTTTACCACCGCTTTTATGGTTGGGCTTTCCGGGGCGTTGATGCCCGGGCCGCTGCTTACCCTAACTATTGAAGAAAGCGCGCGCCGGGGAGCCGTTGCCGGTCCCCTTCTCGTCCTGGGCCACGGTTTGATGGAATTGCTCATGCTTTTTCTGCTTCTTTTTGGTCTGGGCGGCTTTCTGGCCCATCCGGCGGTGAGCAGGATCATCGCCTTCCTGGGAGGCGGTGTTCTCCTCTGGATGGGCGCGGGCATGTTGCGCAGCGCCCGGAGCGGCCGTCTGCAATTGGAACTCCAGGAAGATGGGAACGGTCCGAAGCTATCGCCGCGTCCGGTGTTCCAGACGGTGGCGGCAGGCGGTATAATCAGCCTGGCCAATCCCTACTGGCTTCTCTGGTGGGCGACCATAGGCGCCGCCTTTGTCGCCCAGGCGGCCCGCCTGGGAGCCGCCGGGATAGCCTTCTTTTTTGGGGGTCATATAATTTCCGATCTGGGATGGTACTCCCTTATTGCCTGCGGCGTGGCCGCCGGCAGGCGCCTTTTAGGCCGGCAGACCTACCACCATTTAATCATGATCTGCGGATTGTTCCTTATGGTTTTAGGCATTCTTTTTATAGGGGCCGGTTACCGCGGACCCGTCGGTTTGTAA
- a CDS encoding HAMP domain-containing sensor histidine kinase: protein MIKKSITLKLWLLLISTVAASLLAVGFSFHQLLGSHYSRQQVEDMLAAARAMAQSLAGAEGGSLYNQAEILGKVAGTGVIIIDRNGLVLSCTGDGGSMGMGMHMGMRMGRGWNRPSPENGTWPVAGMRLNGDEVREVLAGNTVVKRGYQEIFNSSMLLVAVPIQDERGVAGAVILFAPEASLGAAMAAVDHLILYSGAGVVLLATLVAFYAARRVTHSLRQMSSAARRMAQGDFSGRVPVKAEDELGQLAASLNFLAEELARTMAALSREKEKLDRVVKGMTDGVLAFSLNGQVLFANPQAEKLLGMPLPQGMMLPAELFKFLRTALDDDAGGELKFRDRVFAVRAAPLQEDGDGQAAVAIIQDITETKKLEQFRQEFLAGVSHDLRTPLTFIQGYAEALADGLAAGEKERQEYINIILAEAVRLRRLVDDLLELNKMAAGQLPLEMAVIDVKELLAGVVRKFRPLLAEQGLELELEMPPSLPTVRADAGRLEQVMTNLLDNARNHTPPGGRIKVTAGQVDKDIKVSVIDTGSGIPAEDLPYIWERFYKVDKSRSRRDGGSGLGLAIVKSLVEAHGGRVEVESQLGKGSTFSFYLPSSL from the coding sequence ATGATCAAGAAAAGTATTACCCTCAAACTGTGGCTTCTCCTCATTTCAACTGTGGCGGCCAGCCTGCTGGCCGTGGGCTTTTCCTTCCATCAACTGCTGGGCAGTCATTATTCCCGGCAGCAGGTGGAGGATATGCTGGCTGCGGCCAGGGCCATGGCCCAGAGCCTGGCAGGGGCGGAAGGCGGTAGCCTTTATAACCAGGCGGAAATCCTCGGCAAGGTGGCCGGTACCGGAGTAATCATCATTGACCGCAACGGGTTGGTGCTCTCCTGCACCGGCGACGGCGGCAGCATGGGCATGGGCATGCACATGGGCATGAGGATGGGACGCGGCTGGAATCGCCCTTCCCCTGAAAACGGAACCTGGCCGGTGGCCGGTATGCGTTTGAACGGTGATGAAGTCAGGGAAGTTCTGGCCGGGAACACGGTGGTCAAGCGGGGATATCAGGAGATCTTTAACAGCAGTATGCTCCTCGTCGCGGTACCCATCCAGGACGAAAGGGGTGTGGCGGGAGCGGTCATCCTCTTTGCTCCCGAGGCTTCCCTGGGGGCGGCCATGGCGGCCGTGGATCACCTGATCCTCTATTCCGGTGCCGGGGTGGTGCTCCTGGCCACTCTGGTGGCCTTTTATGCCGCCCGGCGGGTCACCCATTCCCTGCGGCAGATGAGCAGTGCGGCCCGCAGGATGGCCCAGGGCGATTTCAGCGGTCGCGTGCCGGTGAAAGCGGAGGACGAGCTGGGACAGCTGGCGGCAAGCCTTAATTTTTTAGCGGAAGAATTGGCAAGAACCATGGCCGCCCTGTCTCGGGAAAAGGAAAAGCTCGACCGGGTGGTCAAGGGGATGACCGACGGCGTGCTGGCCTTTAGCCTAAATGGACAGGTTCTTTTTGCCAATCCCCAGGCGGAGAAGCTCCTGGGAATGCCCCTGCCCCAGGGGATGATGCTACCGGCGGAACTGTTTAAATTTCTGCGGACTGCCCTGGACGACGACGCCGGGGGCGAACTTAAATTCAGGGACCGCGTTTTTGCCGTGCGGGCGGCACCCCTGCAGGAGGATGGGGACGGGCAGGCGGCGGTGGCCATTATTCAAGATATCACTGAAACCAAAAAACTGGAACAATTCCGGCAGGAATTTCTGGCCGGCGTATCCCATGATCTGCGCACGCCCCTCACCTTTATCCAGGGTTATGCCGAGGCCCTGGCGGACGGACTGGCCGCCGGGGAAAAGGAGCGGCAGGAATATATCAATATAATACTGGCCGAAGCCGTACGGCTGCGGCGCCTGGTAGACGATTTGCTGGAGTTGAACAAGATGGCCGCCGGCCAGCTGCCCCTGGAGATGGCCGTCATAGATGTGAAGGAACTCCTCGCCGGGGTAGTCCGCAAATTCCGGCCTTTACTCGCCGAACAAGGGCTGGAACTTGAGTTGGAGATGCCGCCGTCTTTGCCGACGGTTCGGGCCGATGCCGGGCGATTGGAACAGGTTATGACCAACCTTTTGGACAATGCCCGCAATCATACGCCGCCCGGTGGCAGGATCAAGGTGACGGCCGGGCAGGTCGATAAGGATATTAAAGTCAGCGTGATTGATACGGGCAGCGGTATTCCCGCGGAAGATTTACCTTATATCTGGGAACGCTTTTATAAAGTAGACAAGTCCCGTTCCCGCCGGGACGGGGGCAGCGGTTTGGGCCTGGCCATAGTCAAAAGCCTGGTGGAGGCCCACGGCGGCCGGGTAGAGGTAGAAAGCCAGCTGGGTAAAGGGAGCACCTTCAGCTTTTATTTGCCCTCGTCCCTGTAA
- a CDS encoding FmdB family zinc ribbon protein, whose amino-acid sequence MPTYDFRCQECGERFTVKMSWQEKDKATCPACGSQKLQQLFTGITILGGSSGGGCAAPSGSRFS is encoded by the coding sequence ATGCCTACCTATGATTTCCGCTGCCAGGAATGTGGCGAACGTTTTACCGTAAAGATGTCCTGGCAGGAAAAGGATAAAGCCACCTGCCCGGCGTGCGGCAGCCAGAAGCTGCAGCAGCTCTTTACCGGGATCACCATCCTGGGAGGCAGCAGCGGCGGTGGTTGTGCGGCGCCGTCGGGAAGCCGTTTCAGTTGA
- a CDS encoding tetratricopeptide repeat protein: MGMMSSLRRLGKKRPVLGILFVVVLSIGLIGSYAIFASPRGASTVPSAQDAASGSDQQAEDLQKAAQEQINQLQAQINNLQRELQSRPDDKDLLLQLGDTQYSLGTMYLFTGGDPAKAGESFKAAVSNYQQVVKLNPQEKGIYLRLAGAALYAGDDKLAEENFQAAIKADPTDNNARLSYGMYLASIKGDFQGAVNQWQEILKNNPDKELADQVQEMIKQAEAARQQQQAGAGASDQPPNQAQQSQQ; the protein is encoded by the coding sequence ATGGGCATGATGTCTTCCCTGCGCCGGTTGGGGAAAAAGCGGCCGGTTTTAGGGATTTTGTTTGTAGTTGTCTTGAGTATAGGGTTGATAGGTAGCTATGCCATTTTCGCTTCGCCGCGGGGAGCGTCTACGGTACCGTCTGCCCAGGATGCGGCATCCGGCTCCGACCAGCAGGCCGAAGATCTGCAGAAGGCCGCCCAGGAACAAATCAACCAGCTGCAGGCGCAAATAAACAATTTGCAGCGGGAACTGCAGTCCCGGCCTGACGATAAAGACCTCCTCCTGCAGCTGGGCGATACTCAATACAGCCTGGGCACCATGTATTTATTTACCGGCGGCGATCCGGCCAAGGCCGGCGAAAGCTTCAAGGCAGCAGTAAGCAACTATCAGCAGGTGGTGAAACTAAATCCCCAGGAAAAGGGGATCTACCTGCGCCTGGCCGGAGCGGCCCTGTATGCTGGGGACGATAAGCTTGCGGAAGAAAACTTTCAGGCCGCCATCAAGGCCGATCCCACCGATAATAATGCCCGCCTGAGTTACGGCATGTACCTGGCTTCCATAAAGGGTGACTTCCAGGGGGCCGTAAATCAGTGGCAGGAAATTTTAAAAAACAACCCGGACAAAGAACTGGCCGATCAGGTACAGGAAATGATCAAGCAGGCCGAAGCGGCCCGGCAACAGCAGCAGGCAGGTGCAGGAGCAAGCGATCAGCCTCCAAACCAGGCCCAGCAGTCGCAGCAGTAA
- a CDS encoding response regulator transcription factor: MERRRILVADDEGGLRQLVRLYLEKEGMEVDEAATGRQVLARLEGAKYDLLILDLMMPDGDGWSVCREVRRKSELPIIMLTARGEETDRLLGFDLGADDYVVKPFSPRELVARVKALLRRTGAGQAEDGELRFPGLSINIPGREVKVEGRPVTNLTPKEFDLLLFLARHPGQVMSRERILEKVWGYDFYGDLRTVDTHIKNLREKLGRERGFITTVWGVGYKFEVQK, encoded by the coding sequence ATGGAACGACGGCGCATTCTCGTGGCCGACGATGAAGGGGGCCTGCGCCAGCTGGTGCGCTTATACTTAGAAAAGGAAGGCATGGAAGTCGACGAAGCGGCGACAGGACGTCAGGTATTGGCGCGACTGGAGGGTGCTAAGTACGACCTCCTCATCCTGGATTTGATGATGCCCGACGGCGACGGCTGGAGTGTCTGCCGCGAGGTACGCCGGAAATCGGAGCTGCCGATTATTATGCTCACCGCTCGAGGTGAAGAAACGGACCGTTTGCTGGGCTTCGATCTGGGAGCCGATGATTATGTAGTTAAGCCCTTCAGCCCCAGAGAGCTGGTGGCCCGGGTAAAGGCCCTCCTGCGCCGGACCGGAGCTGGCCAGGCAGAGGACGGAGAGCTCCGCTTTCCCGGCCTGAGTATCAATATACCCGGCCGCGAGGTTAAGGTCGAAGGGCGGCCGGTAACCAATCTGACGCCCAAGGAGTTCGATCTCCTCCTTTTTCTCGCCCGGCACCCGGGCCAGGTCATGAGCCGGGAAAGGATCCTGGAAAAGGTGTGGGGTTATGATTTTTATGGTGACCTGCGCACCGTCGATACCCATATCAAAAATCTGAGAGAGAAGCTCGGGCGGGAACGGGGGTTCATTACAACAGTTTGGGGCGTCGGCTATAAATTTGAGGTGCAGAAATGA
- a CDS encoding Fur family transcriptional regulator produces MEAPGKRMTRQKKLILDILRSTKTHPTADWIYAEARKVLPDISLGTVYRNLGVLKEAGEIMELNYGSTYSRFDGNPENHYHFVCLECGRVTDVDMPVHRELEKEAEESGCGKVSYHRLEFYGVCPECRRQKGE; encoded by the coding sequence ATGGAAGCGCCGGGCAAGCGCATGACCAGACAGAAGAAACTAATCCTCGACATCTTACGCAGCACCAAAACCCATCCAACCGCCGACTGGATTTACGCCGAGGCACGTAAAGTCCTGCCCGATATAAGCCTGGGTACCGTCTATCGCAATCTGGGGGTCTTAAAGGAAGCTGGCGAGATAATGGAACTCAATTACGGCAGCACCTACAGCCGTTTTGACGGCAACCCCGAAAATCATTACCATTTTGTCTGTCTGGAGTGCGGCCGGGTGACCGATGTAGATATGCCCGTCCACCGGGAGTTGGAGAAGGAGGCGGAAGAAAGCGGCTGCGGCAAGGTCAGCTACCATCGCCTTGAGTTTTACGGAGTTTGTCCGGAGTGCCGGCGGCAGAAAGGGGAATGA
- a CDS encoding YlbF family regulator, translated as MEVYDRAHELARALSRSEEYGDYRLARAKLESSAANLEMLRDFRRRRLELEMALLRGQEPDPSLRQALEESYRIISLNPTITAYLAAEERLARLLADIQKILFDAIPEWGKDMVDNVDNEKDANL; from the coding sequence ATGGAAGTATACGACCGCGCCCATGAGCTGGCCCGGGCCTTAAGCCGCAGCGAAGAGTACGGCGATTATCGCCTGGCTAGGGCCAAGCTGGAAAGCAGTGCGGCCAACCTCGAGATGTTACGTGACTTTCGCCGGCGACGGCTGGAACTGGAGATGGCCCTGTTAAGGGGTCAAGAGCCGGACCCGTCCTTACGGCAGGCCCTGGAGGAAAGTTACCGCATCATCAGCCTCAACCCCACCATAACCGCTTATCTCGCTGCCGAAGAGCGGCTGGCCCGTCTGCTGGCCGATATCCAGAAAATACTATTTGACGCCATACCCGAATGGGGCAAAGATATGGTTGATAATGTTGACAATGAAAAGGACGCAAATCTATAA
- a CDS encoding FapA family protein, which yields MAVEGIRVEGETVEEAVRKAAELLGILPGEVAVEVIDAGSRGILGFGRRRAVILVRPMLVDGSPSEGGETNGEGTPVIFEDADGRGEDIEQPAHAWIEGGRLYIKGNEPPATIICGAHFDLYINGKRAEGEVAAREGDILTITPREEERTGEWHLSVANDGLTATVTVKPGYRRTWRLRDQLPSARLELIGEPEDIPVPAVSREELLTELERLRVVYGIDEEGVHRVCTATEEMQIVVARGQPPLPPEDGRVEFLFNPNETVRREVDDEERVDYRELVVRASVSPGDLLAVKVPPRPGRPGVDVYGKEVPPPEPKDVELLSGRGTEVVEGLRCIAKAEGRPQFTQRKGKVIIDIVSVLVHRGDVDLASGNLKFKGSIDITGNVCETMTVIASQDINIGGDVTQAKVKAGGSIVINRSCIGSVITAGGVNSIYQSAEPLLSELAEQLSRLERAAAQVEAEAKDKGRFLAMNTGYLIAVLVENKFKKLPSLTARLAELTRHVEGEGEERELVQLCIELSRFFGSPAAMQSLDRDKLARLVAAVKEMAAYCRQIPRDGGNVTLNYALNSQIRASGWVKVSGRGCFNTEITAGDRVEVQGVFRGGSIYAGGNVFIKEMGSSGGAKTLVRVAEGRLIKAAKVWPNCTLQIGKRQRLIDNDAEKVMAYLNDEGDMILGVF from the coding sequence GTGGCGGTTGAAGGCATCAGGGTCGAAGGGGAAACGGTGGAAGAAGCCGTTCGGAAGGCGGCAGAACTCCTGGGTATCCTGCCCGGGGAGGTTGCGGTGGAAGTCATTGATGCCGGCAGCCGGGGTATTTTGGGCTTCGGCCGCCGCAGGGCGGTTATTTTAGTCCGTCCCATGTTGGTAGATGGCTCGCCGTCGGAAGGGGGAGAGACGAACGGCGAAGGAACGCCGGTCATATTCGAAGATGCCGACGGCAGAGGAGAAGATATAGAGCAACCCGCCCACGCCTGGATAGAGGGCGGACGCCTTTACATAAAGGGAAATGAGCCGCCGGCCACTATCATTTGCGGCGCGCATTTCGACTTGTATATTAACGGTAAGCGCGCCGAGGGAGAAGTTGCGGCACGCGAAGGCGATATCTTAACCATTACTCCCCGGGAGGAAGAAAGGACGGGCGAATGGCATTTGTCCGTAGCCAACGACGGTTTGACGGCAACGGTGACGGTTAAGCCCGGTTACAGGCGAACCTGGCGATTGCGGGATCAACTTCCTTCCGCCCGCCTGGAATTGATTGGTGAGCCGGAGGACATACCCGTACCGGCCGTCTCCCGGGAAGAGCTGCTGACAGAGCTTGAGCGCCTGCGGGTGGTATACGGTATTGACGAAGAAGGGGTGCACCGGGTCTGCACAGCGACGGAGGAAATGCAGATAGTTGTTGCCCGGGGGCAGCCGCCCCTGCCGCCGGAAGACGGCAGGGTAGAATTTCTTTTTAATCCCAATGAAACGGTAAGAAGGGAAGTTGATGATGAGGAACGGGTGGACTACCGGGAACTGGTGGTGCGGGCCTCCGTTTCCCCCGGCGATCTCCTGGCTGTAAAGGTGCCGCCACGGCCGGGCCGCCCGGGGGTCGACGTCTACGGGAAAGAAGTCCCTCCTCCCGAACCTAAAGACGTCGAGTTGTTGAGCGGCAGGGGAACAGAAGTCGTCGAAGGTCTTCGCTGTATAGCCAAGGCCGAGGGCCGCCCCCAGTTTACCCAGCGCAAAGGGAAGGTTATCATTGATATCGTTTCGGTTCTGGTCCACCGCGGGGACGTCGACCTCGCCTCCGGTAACTTGAAGTTTAAGGGCTCAATCGACATAACGGGCAATGTTTGTGAAACCATGACGGTGATCGCCAGCCAGGACATCAACATCGGGGGCGACGTCACCCAGGCCAAAGTAAAGGCCGGAGGTTCGATTGTGATTAATCGCAGTTGTATAGGTTCCGTCATCACCGCCGGCGGCGTAAACAGCATTTACCAAAGCGCGGAACCGCTTTTAAGCGAACTGGCCGAGCAGCTTTCCCGCCTGGAAAGAGCCGCCGCTCAGGTGGAAGCGGAAGCGAAGGATAAGGGCCGCTTTCTGGCCATGAACACAGGTTACTTAATAGCCGTGTTGGTGGAAAATAAATTTAAAAAGCTCCCGTCTTTGACGGCCAGGCTGGCGGAACTAACCCGCCACGTCGAAGGGGAAGGAGAGGAACGTGAGCTGGTGCAACTTTGTATTGAGCTCTCCCGTTTTTTCGGCAGCCCTGCCGCCATGCAGAGCCTCGACCGGGATAAACTAGCCCGGCTGGTTGCCGCCGTGAAGGAGATGGCCGCCTATTGCCGGCAGATACCTCGAGATGGGGGCAATGTAACTTTAAACTACGCCCTCAATAGTCAAATCAGGGCCTCCGGCTGGGTTAAGGTTAGCGGCCGCGGCTGTTTCAATACGGAGATCACCGCCGGTGACAGGGTGGAGGTGCAGGGCGTTTTCCGGGGTGGCAGCATTTACGCCGGGGGCAACGTGTTTATTAAAGAAATGGGTTCCAGCGGCGGCGCCAAAACTTTAGTACGGGTGGCCGAAGGCCGGTTAATCAAGGCCGCCAAGGTCTGGCCGAACTGCACCCTGCAGATCGGTAAGCGCCAGCGCTTGATTGATAACGATGCGGAAAAGGTTATGGCCTACCTTAACGATGAAGGCGATATGATCCTGGGTGTGTTTTAG